From the Neobacillus sp. PS3-34 genome, the window TTTGATTTAAATCATCGGCGCCATTAAGGTAAATAATGATCCCATCACCAGTGGGCAGGCTGCTTTCATGTCTCACTAATCTACCTGTTACCCCTTCACCTGGTAGAAGTGCCATGCCACTTCCGTTAAATTCCATCGGTTTGATCGTGCTATCTAGTAATTTTGAATAGAATTCACATGCTCTATGTAAATCAAGAGTAGGTATTTGAAAAGAAAAAAGTAGGTTTCCCACTTAATCACACCTCAATATTGTAATAGTTTATGAGCATTGTTTACTCACTACAAACAATATACACTATTTTTAGAAATAGGAAGATATATTTGGGAAATGTGTTACTTTTTTAATATGACGATAACGGTTCTACAATAAAGACATTTCTCGTCTTGAAGAAATGCCACCATTAGTTATATAACTAATTCGTTCATTTCTTTAGGTAAAACCAAGCTTCAAATCACAGTTTGGTTCGAAATTTACCACTTTGAAAACATCCTACATTTAATGAACCATAAATATGGGGAAGAATTTATCTATTAGAAAAAGCTGCCACATAGACAGCTCTGGTCTTCGCTAGTTCAATA encodes:
- a CDS encoding VOC family protein; this encodes MGNLLFSFQIPTLDLHRACEFYSKLLDSTIKPMEFNGSGMALLPGEGVTGRLVRHESSLPTGDGIIIYLNGADDLNQMLNLVEPAGGKVLIPKTQIAPTMGYYALFEDTEGNRIGINSIG